In the genome of Deinococcus deserti VCD115, one region contains:
- the aceF gene encoding dihydrolipoyllysine-residue acetyltransferase — translation MATQLNLPDVGDNIEKGTVVTVLINPGDTVTEGQPIIEIETDKAVVEVPASASGTVEAVNVKVGDTVPVGGLIATLGGGTASGAAPATADAGAAKTGNLPDNAAEPDSSTVADQAETAHRVAAAQVESQKEQAHQGGGQVPAASAPAPQQAAPAAGGSAQQVTLPDVGDNIEQGIIVSILVNVGDTVTEGQPVVELETDKAVVEVPSSAAGTVEAVNVKVGDPVRIGGVLLTLAGGAPAAAAPAAQDNAPAQAAPAQSAPAQDAPATASLSSERPAAANSASLPPERAQPATQQPGAERPYNTQSYDGRQLIPAAPSVRRLARELRVDIYEVQGTGIAGRISEEDVRRTLAGTQGQTTAAASAAPAAQAAAAPRAAAPVALPNFEKWGGVRREDMSGIRKATVRSMTASWSTIPMVTHFDKADVTLMEETRKRFAARVEKAGGKLTMTHILMKVVANALHKFPKFGASLDLAAEQVVYKDYVNIGVAVDTPVGLLVPVVKDADRKSITDLVLELSELAGRARDRKLKPDEMQGATFTISNLGGIGGHAFTPIVNSPEVAILGVSRGGFEPVWNKETSSFEPRNMLPVSLTYDHRLIDGADAARFVRFICESLEDPFLISL, via the coding sequence ATGGCGACCCAGCTGAACCTCCCCGACGTGGGGGACAACATCGAGAAAGGTACGGTCGTGACCGTGCTGATCAACCCGGGTGACACCGTCACCGAAGGCCAGCCGATCATTGAGATCGAGACCGACAAGGCCGTGGTCGAAGTACCGGCCAGTGCGTCAGGAACCGTAGAAGCCGTGAATGTGAAGGTCGGAGACACCGTGCCGGTGGGCGGCCTGATTGCCACGCTGGGGGGCGGAACTGCCTCTGGTGCCGCACCAGCCACCGCTGACGCAGGAGCCGCGAAGACTGGCAACCTGCCCGACAACGCCGCCGAGCCGGATTCCAGCACCGTAGCGGATCAGGCAGAAACGGCCCACCGTGTCGCAGCTGCCCAGGTGGAAAGCCAGAAGGAACAGGCGCATCAGGGTGGGGGGCAGGTGCCGGCAGCCAGTGCGCCAGCCCCGCAGCAGGCTGCACCGGCCGCTGGTGGCTCAGCCCAGCAGGTCACGCTGCCGGACGTTGGAGACAACATCGAGCAGGGCATCATCGTGTCCATTCTGGTCAACGTCGGGGACACGGTCACCGAGGGCCAGCCGGTGGTGGAACTGGAGACCGACAAGGCCGTGGTCGAGGTGCCTTCCAGTGCGGCCGGCACCGTTGAGGCTGTGAATGTGAAGGTCGGAGACCCGGTGCGGATCGGTGGCGTGCTGCTCACGCTGGCAGGAGGAGCTCCGGCAGCGGCGGCGCCCGCAGCTCAGGACAACGCACCAGCTCAGGCAGCTCCCGCCCAGTCCGCTCCTGCGCAGGACGCGCCGGCCACCGCCAGTCTCAGTAGCGAACGCCCCGCTGCAGCCAACAGTGCCAGTCTGCCGCCGGAACGCGCCCAGCCCGCCACCCAGCAGCCGGGAGCCGAGCGTCCCTACAACACCCAGTCCTACGACGGCCGCCAGCTCATTCCTGCGGCTCCCAGTGTGCGGCGCCTGGCGCGGGAACTGCGCGTGGACATTTATGAGGTGCAGGGCACCGGCATTGCCGGGCGCATCAGCGAGGAAGACGTGCGGCGCACCCTGGCTGGCACTCAGGGCCAGACGACTGCTGCTGCGTCGGCTGCTCCAGCGGCCCAGGCAGCTGCCGCGCCCCGCGCTGCTGCACCTGTGGCTCTGCCCAACTTCGAGAAGTGGGGTGGGGTGCGCCGCGAGGACATGAGCGGGATCCGCAAGGCCACCGTGCGCTCCATGACCGCCTCCTGGAGCACCATTCCCATGGTCACGCACTTCGACAAGGCCGACGTGACCCTGATGGAAGAAACCCGCAAGCGCTTCGCGGCGCGCGTGGAAAAGGCCGGCGGCAAGCTGACCATGACCCACATCCTGATGAAGGTCGTGGCCAATGCGCTGCACAAGTTCCCCAAGTTCGGCGCGAGCCTGGATCTGGCCGCCGAGCAGGTGGTGTACAAGGATTACGTGAACATCGGCGTGGCCGTGGACACCCCGGTGGGCCTGCTGGTCCCGGTCGTCAAGGACGCTGACCGCAAGAGCATCACCGACCTGGTGCTGGAACTCAGCGAACTGGCCGGGCGTGCCCGTGACCGCAAGCTCAAGCCTGACGAGATGCAGGGTGCGACCTTTACCATCAGCAACCTGGGAGGCATTGGCGGGCACGCCTTCACGCCCATCGTGAACTCGCCCGAGGTGGCCATCCTGGGAGTCTCACGCGGCGGCTTCGAGCCGGTGTGGAACAAGGAGACCAGCAGCTTCGAGCCTCGTAACATGCTGCCGGTCTCGCTGACCTACGATCACCGCCTGATCGACGGTGCGGACGCTGCCCGCTTCGTGCGCTTCATCTGCGAGTCGCTGGAAGATCCTTTCCTGATCTCGCTCTGA